The following are encoded together in the Malaya genurostris strain Urasoe2022 chromosome 3, Malgen_1.1, whole genome shotgun sequence genome:
- the LOC131434127 gene encoding uncharacterized protein LOC131434127 has translation MEHLNDLDLADDVVLASQRCSGMQSKLNDLVERSSAAGLNINVSKTKSLDVNAANPSNFTVAGQVMDKVESYQYLGSQIASDGGTKSDIGARIKKASETWGISAESTLKLQVFINRCLRYIIRTWWPDNWISNAELHRRCHQKPILTEIRERKWRSVGHSLRKSGKEICKQTLDWNPAGHRSRGRPRGSWRRSRNKKFKRVEQNLTWAQVKVKANNRPGWKSFSLALYTTAGAQDT, from the exons ATGGAGCATCTCAACGACCTTGATTTGGCAGATGACGTTGTTCTAGCATCGCAACGGTGCTCTGGCATGCAGAGTAAGCTCAACGATCTCGTCGAGCGCTCCTCAGCGGCGGGTCTCAACATCAACGTCAGCAAGACTAAATCGTTGGATGTCAACGCGGCCAATCCATCCAACTTTACGGTAGCTGGTCAGGTAATGGATAAAGTTGAAAGCTATCAATATCTTGGCAGTCAGATAGCGTCAGACGGTGGGACCAAGAGCGACATAGGCGCGCGGATTAAGAAAGCAAG CGAAACCTGGGGTATATCAGCTGAAAGCACGCTTAAGTTGCAGGTGTTCATCAACCGATGTCTGCGGTACATAATTCGTACCTGGTGGCCTGACAATTGGATTTCGAATGCCGAGCTCCATCGTCGTTGTCATCAAAAGCCGATATTGACTGAAATTCGGGAACGTAAGTGGCGATCGGTCGGACACTCACTTCGAAAAAGCGGAAAGGAAATCTGCAAGCAAACGCTGGACTGGAATCCAGCTGGACATCGCAGCAGAGGAAGACCTAGGGGCTCATGGCGGCGGAGCCGAAACAAGAAATTTAAGCGAGTCGAACAGAATTTGACCTGGGCTCAGGTCAAGGTGAAGGCAAACAATCGCCCAGGGTGGAAATCTTTCTCGTTGGCCCTTTACACCACTGCCGGTGCGCAGGACACATAA
- the LOC131438753 gene encoding la-related protein Larp4B isoform X2: MDTGGFVLMNGDAGKMSTATAVYPLGAEAIISGGMSGLTLVGPHPSQATHLTLPPAGVVPGVIAVPATVAVAPDYTVTNGAISSNNNNNNNTNSSSSSSSSNIMLSNEPAAGDYYAVTPQTMDNSASLSSSTVTTNNNNSNQGSLTANNNNNISSNVSSGTQTTVGGSGGGAAGNVISGSTGATTAAANATTITSDTSSTEYSGMPLEQLKQQLQTQLDYYFSRENLANDTYLLSQMDNDQYVPIWTVANFNLVKKLTKDIKLITEVLRESPNVQVDEEGLKVRPNHKRCIVILREIPDNTPIEEVKNIFQGENCPRFISCEFAHNNSWYITFESDEDAQQAFRYLREEIKEFQGKPIMARIKAKPMNRLPIAAGVPLKNGFRTTPPPATAAAVAVPPGAAGPSAAAAAAAAAAAAAAAVYDPTQAVAAAAAFPGQQRYITVQHNPGAIPQGTAVPAYNTPVHMFPFQQQFYPGIMQPWPAAPPPAQNYYDISTFVTSNGLAPQVTFATAGAKQQNGRYNVQAGVGAHRGNIRSKRQPNPIPGGGNEHRSGGANSGGGANIAGSQTSLGSGGNDNQPNHRISVQQPHYVQQAAQQQPPQTQSHYQPQPGGKGSSLLGHGGKAYHKDTTIVPHYQHYQPQQQHYSNHPQPHHHHQQPPAPQQQCDETGNTQTTVSMRSTTSSAEHYQSNEDSSGYSSLPYNSGRNKNLDNQQQQQAAGPWASNQSRRHTRRRKDDLDGGAGSILYSNASSVRSSNMSYNSNSSNLSSSINNGANSNVKVMNPTSPNQLIPSSGGPPHGRGPRGSLGGNNENLHGTASGNVIASMGGEAGGGGSHHHHHSGGGGGGYHPHHHTRSAVATGFHQQHPHHHHQPQHQPQQSHLQQTSSSNTSAQQQNAPSTTQSTQFDLEPAAFPPLPGHDDNTSTSSTSGSRNKHHHGRDHQNHQQQQHHSHGASNQSTVATSSTHGSSVDHSSTYGGVGVSEVPTHPIAPWGESRLADVVKGTALATNASMKAKNTTSPPPQPTQSSNSSELSQKNATASAAATSEVSAAAGREQQQQQQPFSATVKLSQQQLNSKTAIDSLHGTSSGCNESTSLAYGTANSSNNNSSKVTNNPPPVIKCTTISTSASTTADKSTKTDESLLQMNGLESTTTVTAATALGVGSISTNRKIGDSSEIVNCPTTTNAATMTSTEYVIAATSSSSSSTGSSKQHPSLTTTSTTNTSSVAVTSASTMTVSVSAAKTNANINTSGSKQGGYKNLRPQTTPAASSTAAIVSSHAASNSSVSLSSSSSSGSSSQPAAPPPFSLQNHPPLGGVSVALPEPQQQTQVRLSYAQVAQHLKEQQMKEKEHQQDGSTKMIEKENNNSLQVGSSSSNSSSSNVSNANVTTISNKKKDSPTSSRLSTSSQHSNDGFREQRDTRYSSGSNVSNSASSRGTKDYRSATGGTTGTGGGTLGTTQSATTSAVGGVTGGSSTVAAVVSASGAGITVASSAGAGHRGDTNNNNNYGSNNSLKAPSAGSGRTARPHQLKDYVQPQQGPRSPK, from the exons GAGGTTTCGTGCTGATGAATGGAGACGCTGGAAAAATGTCCACAGCTACTGCCGTATATCCGCTCGGTGCCGAAGCCATCATTAGCGGCGGAATGTCCGGCCTGACGCTGGTTGGACCACATCCCTCACAGGCCACACACCTCACACTTCCCCCGGCAGGGGTAGTTCCGGGAGTCATTGCCGTTCCTGCTACCGTTGCTGTTGCCCCCGATTATACTGTCACGAACGGAGCtatcagcagcaacaacaacaacaataacaacactaacagtagcagcagcagtagtagcAGCAACATCATGCTATCGAATGAACCGGCCGCGGGCGATTACTATGCGGTCACCCCACAAACAATGGATAACAGTGCTTCTCTTTCTTCGTCTACGGTTACCACAAACAATAACAACAGCAATCAAGGCAGTCTAACTGCgaacaacaataataacattAGTAGTAATGTTAGTAGCGGCACACAAACGACGGTCGGCGGCAGCGGTGGTGGTGCTGCTGGCAATGTCATCAGTGGTAGCACAGGTGCTACTACGGCAGCAGCCAATGCCACCACCATCACCAGTGATACTAGTAGTACCGAATACAGTGGTATGCCTTTAGAGCAGCTGAAGCAGCAGCTACAAACGCAGCTCGATTACTATTTTTCGAG AGAAAATCTAGCCAATGACACATATCTACTATCGCAAATGGACAATGATCAATACGTGCCCATTTGGACAGTGGCCAACTTCAATCTTGTGAAGAAGCTCACCAAGGATATCAAGCTGATTACTGAAGTGCTTCGCGAGTCTCCCAATGTGCAAGTCGACGAAGAGGGCCTAAAGGTACGACCGAATCACAAACGCTGCATCGTTATCCTGCGAGAGATTCCGGACAATACACCGATTGAGGAAGTGAAG AACATATTCCAAGGTGAAAACTGTCCTCGTTtcatttcgtgcgagtttgctCACAACAACTCTTGGTATATAACGTTTGAATCGGATGAAGACGCCCAGCAAGCTTTTCGATATTTGCGAGAGGAAATCAAAGAATTTCAG GGAAAACCAATTATGGCACGAATAAAAGCCAAACCAATGAACAGGCTTCCAATCGCTGCCGGTGTACCGCTGAAGAATGGTTTCCGGACGACTCCTCCGCCAGCTACAGCAGCCGCCGTCGCTGTACCACCAGGGGCAGCAGGACCTTCGGCAGCCGCTGCTGCTGCCGCTGCCGCAGCTGCAGCAGCGGCAGCCGTTTATGATCCTACACAAGCAGTAGCGGCCGCGGCCGCCTTCCCTGGTCAGCAGCGATACATTACAGTGCAACATAATCCTGGAGCGATACCACAAGGTACCGCTGTACCAGCATACAACACACCAGTTCATATGTTT CCATTCCAACAACAATTCTACCCGGGTATAATGCAACCATGGCCTGCAGCACCTCCGCCCGCTCAAAACTACTATGATATTAGTACATTTGTAACTAGTAACGGGCTGGCACCACAGGTAACATTTGCTACAGCGGGAGCAAAACAGCAGAATGGCCGGTACAATGTGCAGGCTGGTGTAGGTGCTCATCGTGGCAACATACGCAGCAAACGTCAACCAAATCCGATACCGGGTGGTGGGAACGAGCATCGGTCAGGTGGAGCCAACAGCGGTGGTGGTGCAAACATCGCCGGTAGCCAGACCTCTCTGGGATCTGGTGGCAACGATAACCAACCAAACCATCGAATATCGGTCCAACAACCACACTACGTTCAGCAGGCTGCTCAACAACAGCCGCCACAAACACAATCACATTATCAGCCTCAACCGGGTGGCAAAGGCTCCTCCCTGCTTGGTCACGGAGGGAAGGCATACCACAAGGATACAACAATTGTGCCACATTATCAGCATTACCAGCCTCAGCAACAGCATTACAGCAATCATCCACAGCCTCACCACCATCATCAGCAGCCGCCGGCACCGCAGCAGCAATGTGACGAGACAGGAAATACGCAAACGACTGTTAGCATGCGATCGACCACCAGCAGTGCTGAACACTACCAATCAAACGAAGACAGTAGTGGATACAGCAGTCTACCGTACAACAGTGGTCGTAACAAAAATCTagataaccagcagcagcaacaagcgGCTGGTCCATGGGCATCAAATCAATCACGGCGACATACTCGACGAAGAAAAGATGACCTGGACGGCGGAGCTGGCAGCATTTTGTACAGCAACGCAAGCAGTGTTCGTTCTAGTAATATGAGCTACAATAGTAATAGTAGTAATCTTAGCAGTAGTATCAACAACGGTGCAAACTCCAATGTGAAAGTTATGAATCCAACTAGTCCAAATCAATTGATACCGTCTTCGGGAGGGCCGCCGCATGGGCGCGGTCCACGAGGCAGTCTTGGCGGGAACAATGAAAATCTTCACGGTACAGCCTCGGGAAACGTGATTGCGTCGATGGGTGGCGAAGCTGGCGGCGGTGGTAGTCACCATCATCACCacagtggtggtggtggtggaggcTATCATCCTCATCATCATACTCGGAGCGCGGTGGCTACTGGCTTTCATCAGCAGCACCCGCACCATCACCACCAACCACAGCATCAGCCGCAGCAGTCGCACTTACAACAAACCTCCAGCAGCAACACCAGTGCGCAGCAGCAGAATGCCCCCAGCACCACTCAATCGACGCAATTCGACCTCGAACCAGCTGCATTTCCGCCACTTCCCGGCCATGATGATAACACTAGCACCAGTAGCACCAGTGGTAGCCGCAACAAGCACCACCATGGCCGTGATCATCAGAACCACCAGCAACAGCAGCACCATTCCCACGGTGCCAGCAATCAATCGACGGTTGCCACCAGTAGCACCCATGGTTCCTCCGTTGATCACTCGTCCACATATGGTGGCGTGGGCGTCTCCGAGGTCCCCACGCACCCGATCGCTCCTTGGGGCGAGAGCCGACTAGCCGATGTCGTTAAAG GCACTGCACTCGCAACGAATGCCTCCATGAAGGCAAAAAACACAACGTCCCCTCCACCACAGCCAACCCAAAGCAGCAACAGTAGTGAGCTTAGTCAAAAAAACGCCACAGCTTCGGCCGCTGCCACTTCAGAAGTGAGCGCAGCTGCCGGTCgtgaacaacagcaacaacaacaacctttCTCAGCAACCGTCAAATTGTCGCAACAGCAGCTAAACTCAAAAACTGCAATCGATTCCTTACATGGTACCAGCAGCGGGTGCAACGAGTCCACCAGTTTGGCCTACGGAACcgccaacagcagcaacaataaCTCTAGCAAAGTAACTAATAATCCTCCTCCTGTGATAAAGTGTACAACAATTAGTACATCTGCAAGCACCACTGCTGATAAATCTACAAAGACTGACGAGTCCTTGCTGCAAATGAACGGCTTGGAATCAACGACGACAGTGACTGCAGCAACAGCCTTGGGAGTCGGCTCGATTTCCACGAATCGTAAGATTGGTGACAGCTCTGAAATCGTGAACTGCCCGACGACTACCAATGCTGCCACTATGACATCCACTGAGTACGTGATTGCTGCTACTTCCTCTTCCTCCTCTTCCACTGGTAGCTCCAAGCAGCATCCGTCGTTGACGACTACTTCAACAACTAATACATCATCTGTGGCTGTGACCTCCGCATCGACTATGACTGTATCGGTATCTGCTGCCAAAACCAACGCCAATATCAACACTTCCGGTTCCAAGCAAGGTGGATACAAAAATTTACGGCCACAAACTACGCCGGCTGCATCATCCACTGCGGCCATTGTATCATCTCATGCTGCGTCAAACTCGTCAGTATCattatcgtcgtcgtcgtcatccggTAGTTCTTCTCAACCGGCAGCACCACCGCCCTTTTCCCTACAGAATCACCCTCCGCTTGGTGGTGTTTCCGTTGCTTTACCAGAGCCGCAACAGCAAACCCAGGTACGTCTTAGCTATGCTCAGGTAGCTCAACACCTGAAAGAGCAACAGATGAAGGAGAAGGAACATCAGCAGGATGGTAGTACTAAAATGATTGAGAAAGAGAATAACAATAGCTTACAAGTCGGTAGTAGCAGCAGTAACAGTAGCTCTAGTAATGTCAGCAACGCCAATGTTACTACCATTAGTAACAAAAAGAAGGATTCGCCGACAAGCTCAAGACTGTCAACCTCATCACAGCACAGCAACGATGGATTTAGGGAACAACGAG ATACTCGCTATAGCAGTGGCAGCAACGTCAGCAACTCTGCCAGCTCTCGTGGCACCAAAGACTACCGTTCGGCGACCGGTGGGACCACCGGTACTGGCGGTGGTACACTTGGAACCACTCAATCTGCAACCACTTCTGCCGTTGGTGGGGTCACCGGTGGATCCTCAACTGTTGCTGCTGTCGTATCTGCTAGTGGAGCGGGAATTACAGTAGCTTCCTCCGCAGGTGCCGGTCACCGAGGAGAcactaacaacaataacaactacGGCAGTAACAACAGCCTGAAGGCTCCCAGCGCCGGTAGTGGCAGAACAGCAAGGCCACATCAGTTGAAGGATTACGTCCAGCCACAGCAGGGACCGCGCAGTCCCAAATGA